In Candidatus Palauibacter australiensis, one DNA window encodes the following:
- a CDS encoding M14 family zinc carboxypeptidase, with translation MIEIPLTGRFNRIMSARDVATASGCVLGTSREGRPVRGFRFGRGPEAVSLLGGCHADEPVGPRLLRRLAGYLAGLDAEDPMLTRHQWWIIPHINPDGERRNAPWQDPDADAYDLGRYLAGKVRELPGDDIEFGFPRDDADPGARPENRAAYDWWRTCDRPFALHASLHGMGFAAGPFFLIDRAWENRCEALKASCRRRARALGYALHDVERHGEKGFFRFERGFASRPDSKRMAAHFEALGDSATASRFWPSSMEAVRSFGHDTLTLVSEMPLFILPGVGDRPGPPDPVAERWKRRLDGWRHELSAGAAPDAISADARKSGLVPMPVRDQMMLQWTFIAAGLRQTRASAS, from the coding sequence GTGATCGAGATCCCGCTGACGGGACGGTTCAACCGGATCATGTCCGCCCGGGACGTTGCCACGGCTTCCGGGTGCGTGCTCGGGACGTCTCGCGAGGGACGGCCCGTCCGGGGTTTCCGCTTCGGGCGCGGGCCCGAGGCCGTGAGCCTGCTCGGCGGTTGCCACGCCGACGAACCGGTGGGGCCGCGCCTTCTGCGTCGTCTCGCCGGCTACCTGGCGGGACTCGACGCGGAGGATCCGATGCTCACCCGCCATCAGTGGTGGATCATCCCGCACATCAATCCGGACGGCGAGCGCCGCAACGCCCCGTGGCAGGATCCCGACGCGGACGCCTACGATCTCGGGCGATACCTGGCGGGCAAGGTGCGGGAACTGCCCGGCGACGACATCGAATTCGGCTTCCCCCGCGACGACGCCGATCCAGGCGCGCGGCCAGAGAACCGCGCGGCCTACGACTGGTGGCGCACCTGCGATCGACCGTTCGCGCTGCACGCCTCCCTGCACGGCATGGGGTTCGCCGCGGGTCCCTTTTTCCTCATCGATCGCGCCTGGGAAAACCGGTGCGAAGCGCTCAAGGCCTCCTGTCGTCGACGCGCACGGGCGCTCGGTTACGCGCTGCACGATGTCGAGCGTCACGGGGAGAAGGGTTTCTTCCGCTTCGAACGGGGGTTCGCCTCGCGGCCCGACTCGAAACGCATGGCCGCCCACTTTGAAGCCCTGGGCGACTCCGCGACGGCGTCGCGCTTCTGGCCGAGTTCGATGGAAGCGGTGCGCTCCTTCGGCCACGACACGCTCACGCTCGTGTCGGAGATGCCGCTCTTCATCCTCCCCGGCGTGGGAGACAGGCCGGGCCCGCCGGACCCGGTCGCCGAACGCTGGAAGAGACGGCTCGACGGTTGGAGACACGAGCTGTCCGCGGGGGCCGCGCCAGACGCGATCTCCGCCGACGCGAGGAAGAGCGGACTGGTCCCGATGCCGGTGCGCGACCAGATGATGCTGCAATGGACGTTCATCGCCGCAGGATTGCGTCAAACGCGCGCTTCGGCGTCGTGA
- a CDS encoding M66 family metalloprotease — MDVHRRRIASNARFGVVTATDDPAAGLPMVRRANKVGSVNRRLLFATLAAAGCSDLASQPERVPGALELLPADAIVLEGETVRYRFRVLDESGAAFSSIPAWAPPRWSVSDPSIASVSADGEVIGLEGGYETRVAAEVASLQAGAWVRVNPRSVTIEAAAVHLTQAVQTLGGDIPLIAGRSALLRVFVTGDKTSFYRPRPLATFYEDGAAIHAMRLDPAADRIPVEPDEGKLDRSFNGVVPGEVLRPGVELVVELDPDGLVPAAQGSDRRVPAEGRMRLDVLTVPPMHLTVVPVLHSADAETALAWVNGMTETSAGIAFVRSILPIGELELTLHEPYHTTADLKTAEGWLELLREISVLRLTERRRDYYYAALAAPPDAPFKGLGYIGRPIGVGILDLDTFAHELGHNMGLRHAPCGLALNPDPDFPYEDGSIGVFGYETRRGDTRMVDPAEYWDLMTYCDPSWISDYHFVKAMEFRREHESLILRSVEPEPTLLLWGNAGAGDLLLEPAFVIDAPATTPTGEGPYRLEGLDAAGRSLFSFSFTPDELEYGGGQFAFAIPWESRWGGPGGLNRVELSGPDGAVAIRRSGGRATALALDPGTRRLRGILRDPGKVPPWAEGLDLMVSDGVPREGTPRPRQ; from the coding sequence ATGGACGTTCATCGCCGCAGGATTGCGTCAAACGCGCGCTTCGGCGTCGTGACCGCCACGGACGACCCGGCGGCCGGCTTGCCCATGGTGCGGCGGGCGAACAAGGTGGGCAGCGTGAACAGGCGACTTCTATTCGCAACCCTCGCGGCGGCCGGCTGCAGCGACCTTGCATCGCAACCCGAGCGGGTTCCGGGAGCGCTCGAGCTTCTCCCGGCCGATGCCATCGTCCTCGAGGGCGAAACTGTCCGGTATCGGTTTCGGGTACTGGACGAGAGTGGTGCGGCCTTCAGCAGCATTCCCGCCTGGGCGCCGCCGCGCTGGTCCGTGTCCGATCCGTCCATCGCCTCAGTCAGCGCGGACGGGGAGGTCATCGGCCTCGAGGGGGGGTACGAAACGCGGGTTGCCGCGGAGGTGGCGAGCCTGCAGGCCGGCGCCTGGGTGAGGGTGAACCCCCGGAGCGTCACGATCGAAGCGGCCGCCGTGCATCTGACGCAGGCGGTGCAGACGCTGGGAGGGGACATCCCTCTGATTGCGGGCCGTTCAGCGCTCCTGCGAGTGTTCGTCACAGGTGACAAGACGAGCTTCTATCGTCCCCGTCCGCTCGCGACCTTCTATGAAGACGGTGCCGCGATCCACGCGATGCGCCTGGATCCCGCGGCCGACCGGATCCCTGTGGAGCCCGACGAGGGGAAACTCGACCGATCCTTCAACGGGGTCGTTCCGGGTGAGGTCCTGAGGCCCGGGGTCGAACTGGTCGTGGAGCTGGATCCGGACGGCCTCGTGCCGGCGGCCCAGGGAAGCGACCGGCGCGTGCCGGCCGAAGGACGCATGAGGCTGGATGTGCTGACCGTTCCGCCAATGCATCTGACGGTGGTACCGGTGTTGCACTCCGCGGATGCGGAGACCGCCCTGGCCTGGGTCAACGGGATGACGGAGACGAGCGCCGGGATCGCGTTCGTCCGTTCCATACTCCCGATCGGCGAACTGGAACTCACGCTACACGAGCCGTACCACACGACAGCGGACCTGAAGACGGCGGAAGGCTGGCTGGAGCTCTTGCGCGAGATCAGCGTGCTCCGGCTCACGGAACGACGGCGGGACTATTACTATGCCGCCCTCGCAGCGCCTCCGGATGCCCCGTTCAAGGGACTGGGCTATATCGGGCGGCCGATCGGCGTGGGCATACTCGATCTCGACACCTTCGCCCACGAACTCGGGCACAACATGGGGCTGCGGCATGCACCGTGCGGCCTGGCCCTGAACCCCGATCCGGACTTCCCGTACGAGGACGGCTCCATCGGCGTCTTCGGGTACGAGACGCGGCGCGGGGACACGCGAATGGTCGATCCGGCCGAGTATTGGGACCTGATGACGTACTGCGACCCGAGTTGGATCAGCGACTATCACTTCGTCAAGGCCATGGAGTTCCGGCGGGAGCACGAATCGCTGATCCTGCGGAGCGTCGAGCCCGAACCGACGCTGCTCCTCTGGGGGAATGCCGGCGCCGGGGACCTCCTGCTCGAGCCCGCCTTCGTCATCGACGCGCCCGCGACGACACCGACCGGCGAGGGTCCATATCGCCTGGAAGGGCTCGACGCGGCGGGCCGGTCCCTGTTTTCCTTCTCCTTCACGCCGGACGAACTGGAGTACGGCGGTGGACAGTTCGCCTTCGCGATTCCCTGGGAGAGCCGCTGGGGCGGTCCCGGTGGACTGAATCGGGTCGAACTCTCCGGTCCGGATGGCGCCGTCGCGATCCGACGCTCCGGGGGGCGCGCGACAGCCCTGGCTCTGGACCCGGGCACGCGCCGTCTGCGCGGCATCCTGCGCGACCCCGGGAAGGTGCCTCCGTGGGCGGAGGGGTTGGACCTCATGGTCAGCGACGGAGTCCCGCGCGAGGGGACCCCGCGGCCGCGGCAATGA
- a CDS encoding prolyl oligopeptidase family serine peptidase — protein MRRPHSRSRAPRRRFHATAAFSLLLSVACGAPGDSAPGGGSAAALDLTLDNIHRHNTGVRGVSISPDGRHLAISGSGPDGSGLYVAARGEGGGFGTPRFWLPGSNPAWAPGGDRIAFATGGQVHVADVGDVEARPLMDRMEGVRAPAFSPDGRTIAFYSTASGHQDIWLVPADGSTPPRQLTEAVMALDDPRFAPAWRPGGREILYVSNASDYWHDDLWLVDVETGDRRQLTRTLMAMSTPVWSPEGDRIAVFGTAKDEYWYEDLSYIYVIEDLEVGDGASERIVDMQVYATDAAMRHAPSWSADGAFIHFPYLERGTVNVWAVPAAGGVATRVTHMEGTISSVSHTPGAGILAFVRSSPTRGGEAYALDLLGGVPERLTSFSPSWRSVAAPREIAFPSFDGLRIQGFLYDPPQRAAGAACPALVQVHGGGTNSYQRGLNLTEQYLASKGFVVLAINYRGGSGFGREFQDLSVEDWLWDQARDAGAAADFLRKLPHVNGKVGIYGGSYGGSMSLSAISLTPEKFDAAVPMRGAYSKLNTLEYTDRLGKIFSVTGHGGTPEERPDTYAKSNVVSRIADITAPVLLMHGELDRRVPIQNFENAVAEFERLRKSLEVKTYPDEAHGFRNPDNRVDTWSRLEAFFNRHLGGCVSG, from the coding sequence ATGCGCCGCCCACACAGCCGGTCCCGCGCCCCGCGTCGCCGCTTCCACGCGACGGCAGCCTTCTCGCTCCTGCTCTCGGTCGCGTGCGGGGCGCCCGGAGATTCGGCTCCCGGCGGGGGCTCGGCGGCGGCACTCGACCTCACGCTCGACAACATCCACCGCCACAACACGGGCGTGCGGGGCGTCTCGATCTCGCCGGACGGCCGTCACCTCGCGATCTCCGGCTCGGGGCCGGACGGTTCGGGGCTGTATGTCGCGGCGCGCGGCGAGGGAGGTGGCTTCGGGACGCCGCGCTTCTGGCTTCCGGGCTCGAATCCGGCTTGGGCCCCGGGCGGCGACCGGATCGCGTTTGCGACCGGCGGCCAGGTCCACGTCGCCGACGTCGGCGATGTCGAAGCGCGCCCGCTGATGGACCGCATGGAGGGTGTCCGGGCGCCGGCCTTCTCTCCGGACGGGCGGACGATCGCGTTCTACTCGACCGCGAGCGGCCACCAGGATATCTGGCTCGTGCCGGCCGACGGCTCGACTCCCCCGCGCCAGTTGACCGAGGCCGTCATGGCCCTCGACGATCCGCGTTTCGCGCCCGCCTGGCGACCGGGCGGCCGCGAGATCCTGTACGTGTCGAACGCCTCCGACTACTGGCACGACGACCTCTGGCTCGTCGACGTCGAGACCGGAGATCGCCGGCAGCTCACCCGCACGCTGATGGCGATGTCCACCCCCGTGTGGTCGCCGGAGGGGGACCGGATCGCCGTGTTCGGCACGGCGAAGGACGAATACTGGTACGAGGATCTCTCCTACATCTACGTGATCGAAGACCTGGAGGTGGGCGACGGGGCGTCGGAGCGCATCGTGGACATGCAGGTCTACGCGACGGATGCGGCGATGCGGCACGCCCCGTCGTGGTCGGCGGATGGCGCGTTCATCCACTTCCCCTACCTCGAACGCGGCACGGTCAACGTGTGGGCGGTGCCGGCCGCCGGCGGCGTGGCCACGCGCGTCACCCACATGGAGGGGACGATCTCGAGCGTCAGCCACACGCCGGGCGCCGGGATCCTCGCCTTCGTCCGCTCGTCGCCGACGCGCGGAGGAGAAGCGTACGCTCTCGACCTCCTCGGTGGCGTCCCGGAGCGGCTCACCTCGTTCTCACCGTCCTGGCGGTCCGTCGCCGCGCCCCGCGAAATCGCCTTCCCGAGCTTCGACGGACTCCGCATCCAGGGCTTCCTCTACGACCCGCCGCAACGGGCGGCAGGGGCCGCCTGCCCGGCGCTCGTCCAGGTCCACGGGGGCGGGACGAACTCCTACCAGAGGGGCTTGAACCTCACCGAACAGTACCTCGCCTCGAAGGGGTTCGTGGTCCTTGCGATCAACTACCGTGGCGGTTCGGGCTTTGGGCGCGAGTTCCAGGATCTGTCCGTCGAGGACTGGCTGTGGGACCAGGCGCGCGATGCGGGCGCGGCGGCCGATTTTCTGCGCAAGCTTCCCCATGTGAACGGGAAGGTGGGGATCTACGGCGGCAGCTATGGCGGGAGCATGTCGCTGTCGGCGATCAGTCTCACCCCGGAGAAGTTCGACGCGGCCGTCCCCATGCGGGGCGCCTACTCGAAGCTGAACACGCTCGAGTACACGGATCGGCTGGGGAAGATCTTCTCGGTCACGGGACACGGCGGCACGCCGGAGGAGCGTCCCGATACCTACGCCAAGAGCAACGTCGTGTCGCGCATCGCCGACATCACGGCACCGGTCCTTCTCATGCACGGGGAACTCGACCGCCGCGTGCCGATCCAGAACTTCGAGAACGCCGTGGCCGAGTTCGAGCGGCTCCGCAAGAGCCTTGAGGTGAAGACGTACCCGGACGAAGCGCACGGCTTCCGGAACCCGGACAATCGCGTCGACACCTGGTCGCGCCTGGAGGCGTTCTTCAACCGGCACCTCGGCGGCTGCGTCTCGGGCTGA
- a CDS encoding UvrD-helicase domain-containing protein, producing MTRPGRLADQEARDAIRQDLDDTLFVEAAAGTGKTTALTDRIVEVLRRGLGTLEDIVAVTFTEKAAGEMKLRLRAAIEEARMAEEDGGARARLSRALGHLELAHIGTIHGFCADLLRERPIEAGVDPAFRVAPDDEAGRLLDGAFEGWFEGALADPGPGVRRALRRRDRRNSGGPRAALRAAAGSLVDQRDFDAPWSRPEWDREAELDRALDLLRELADFAPLASRPEDYLTQNLRNIERGVREIERREETRGRDHDYLEAWLRSFVGARWRGWFWRGFRSRDFGGGLAKADVVARRDEVRAEVEGILQTADADLAAHLRDELWPVTERYERAKRRDGCLDFVDLLLRARDLLRDRAEIRAHYRQRFTRFFVDEFQDTDPLQVEILLLLCGEDPEETRPERIVPASGKLFVVGDPKQSIYRFRRADVMLYEKTKRRLEDAGARVLHLSTSFRSQPRLQAAVNGAFEARMKASEDGSQAAYVPLAPFRADTGSQPAVIALPVPKPYGRFGKIRGIEIEESLPVAVGEMVRWLVRESGWVVTERERPEAPVPVEARHICLLFRRFQKWGEDVTRPYVRALEARAVPHVLVGGRSYHDREEVLAVRNALTAIEWPDDRLAVYAALRGPLFSLGDRSLFEFRVDVGPLHPLAGWGPDGEIGGNERKEDGTALKPELRDVATVLGLLGDLHRHRNRRPIPETVRRLLSAARAHAGIAIWPTGEQALANVLRLVDRARAFERRGSPSFRAFLDRLDDEAERGQSEEAPIVEEGTEGVRMMTVHKAKGLEFPVVILADMTCPAAHEPPSHHMDAPRRLWAQRLCGATPRDILDNAEVERRREMAEADRLAYVAATRARDLLVVPALGDGRDGLGGFSGEDGEWWLESLNPAIYPPRGARRRPSSAEGLGAPAFRDESVLDRPDRKGGQRPAPGDSVAPGLHIAAAGTDVVWWDPAALDLDADPRAGDRQRRLLEVEREEQPSLDVEAGRGAHREWQASRAARLKAGGRRTMSVTTARAIARRAAEASEAGDPPRSDPRVAWIEVPRPEAERSDGAGRPGGERFGDLVHRILATVPLDTDTGAVEGLAGTLGRALGSPEPEIVAAAALAARVLEHEVLDRARAALASGPGAVRREVPVFYAGETVGPDGEQNREGGAGIVEGVADLAFRELTGSGPRWTVVDYKTDRRPAAARTEYEAQVACYVEAIERASGEPTRGIVLAL from the coding sequence GTGACCCGGCCCGGCAGACTCGCCGACCAGGAGGCCCGCGACGCGATCCGGCAGGATCTCGACGACACGCTATTCGTCGAGGCGGCGGCGGGGACGGGGAAGACGACGGCGCTCACGGACCGGATCGTCGAGGTGCTGAGACGCGGTCTCGGCACGCTGGAGGACATCGTCGCCGTCACCTTCACCGAAAAGGCAGCCGGCGAAATGAAGCTCCGGCTGCGGGCGGCCATCGAGGAGGCCCGGATGGCAGAGGAAGACGGGGGCGCCCGTGCGCGTCTCTCGCGTGCGCTCGGCCACCTGGAACTCGCCCACATCGGCACGATCCACGGCTTCTGCGCCGATCTGCTGCGCGAGCGGCCGATCGAGGCCGGCGTCGATCCGGCGTTCCGGGTCGCGCCGGATGACGAAGCCGGACGTCTCCTCGATGGCGCCTTCGAGGGCTGGTTCGAGGGCGCGCTGGCGGACCCCGGTCCCGGCGTGAGGAGGGCGTTGCGCCGCCGCGATCGGCGGAATTCGGGCGGTCCGCGCGCGGCGCTGCGGGCGGCGGCCGGCAGTCTCGTGGACCAGCGCGACTTCGATGCGCCGTGGTCCAGACCCGAGTGGGACCGGGAGGCCGAACTCGACCGTGCGCTCGACCTGCTGCGGGAACTCGCCGACTTCGCCCCGCTGGCCTCCCGCCCGGAGGACTATCTGACGCAGAACCTGCGCAACATCGAACGCGGCGTGCGGGAGATCGAACGGCGGGAGGAGACGCGCGGGCGCGATCATGACTACCTGGAAGCCTGGTTGCGGTCCTTCGTGGGCGCGCGCTGGCGCGGCTGGTTCTGGCGAGGCTTCCGCTCGCGGGATTTCGGCGGCGGACTCGCGAAGGCCGATGTCGTCGCACGCCGGGACGAGGTCCGGGCGGAGGTCGAGGGGATCCTGCAGACGGCGGACGCGGATCTGGCGGCCCATCTCCGGGACGAACTCTGGCCCGTGACGGAGCGGTACGAGAGGGCCAAACGGCGCGATGGTTGCCTCGATTTCGTGGACCTCCTGCTCCGGGCGCGCGATCTTCTGCGCGACAGGGCGGAGATCCGGGCGCACTACCGCCAACGCTTCACGCGTTTTTTCGTCGACGAATTCCAGGACACCGATCCGCTGCAGGTCGAGATCCTGCTCCTCCTGTGCGGCGAGGACCCGGAGGAGACGCGGCCGGAGCGCATCGTGCCTGCGAGCGGCAAGCTCTTCGTCGTCGGCGACCCGAAGCAGTCGATCTACCGCTTCCGCCGGGCGGACGTGATGCTGTACGAGAAGACCAAGCGCCGCCTGGAGGACGCGGGTGCCCGGGTGCTGCACCTGTCCACGAGCTTCCGGTCGCAGCCGCGGCTGCAGGCCGCCGTGAACGGGGCGTTCGAGGCACGCATGAAGGCGAGCGAGGACGGCAGCCAGGCGGCGTACGTGCCGCTCGCGCCCTTCCGCGCCGATACCGGGAGCCAGCCCGCCGTCATCGCCCTGCCGGTCCCGAAGCCGTACGGACGCTTCGGAAAGATCCGGGGAATCGAGATCGAGGAATCCCTCCCCGTGGCGGTCGGAGAGATGGTGCGCTGGCTGGTCCGCGAGTCGGGATGGGTCGTGACGGAGCGGGAGCGTCCGGAGGCTCCGGTCCCGGTCGAAGCCCGCCACATCTGCCTCCTCTTCCGTCGCTTTCAGAAGTGGGGAGAGGATGTGACGCGCCCCTATGTACGTGCACTCGAGGCCCGCGCCGTTCCTCATGTGCTGGTCGGTGGCCGCTCGTACCACGATCGCGAGGAGGTGCTTGCCGTCCGGAATGCGCTGACGGCCATCGAGTGGCCTGACGACCGGCTGGCAGTCTACGCCGCCCTCCGCGGTCCGCTCTTCTCGCTCGGCGACCGCTCCCTGTTCGAGTTCCGCGTCGACGTGGGTCCGCTGCATCCGCTCGCCGGGTGGGGGCCGGATGGCGAAATCGGCGGGAACGAACGAAAGGAGGACGGGACGGCGCTGAAGCCCGAACTGCGGGACGTGGCGACGGTGCTCGGGCTCCTCGGCGACCTCCACCGGCATCGGAACCGGCGTCCCATCCCGGAGACGGTCCGGCGCCTGCTCTCGGCCGCGCGCGCCCACGCGGGCATCGCGATCTGGCCGACGGGCGAACAGGCGCTGGCCAACGTCCTCCGGCTCGTCGACCGGGCGCGCGCGTTCGAGCGCCGCGGTAGCCCCTCCTTCCGGGCGTTTCTCGACCGCCTCGACGACGAGGCCGAACGCGGGCAGTCCGAGGAGGCGCCCATCGTGGAGGAGGGGACGGAGGGCGTGCGGATGATGACGGTACACAAGGCCAAGGGCCTCGAATTCCCGGTCGTCATCCTGGCGGACATGACCTGCCCCGCGGCGCACGAGCCGCCGTCGCACCACATGGACGCCCCGCGACGCCTCTGGGCCCAGCGCCTCTGCGGCGCCACGCCGCGCGACATCCTGGACAACGCCGAGGTCGAGCGGCGCCGGGAGATGGCCGAGGCGGACCGACTCGCGTACGTCGCGGCCACGCGGGCGCGCGATCTGCTCGTGGTGCCCGCCCTGGGCGACGGTCGAGACGGCCTCGGGGGCTTCTCCGGGGAAGACGGCGAATGGTGGCTCGAGTCGCTGAATCCCGCGATATATCCGCCACGCGGCGCTCGGCGTCGACCGTCCTCCGCCGAGGGTCTGGGCGCTCCGGCTTTCCGCGATGAGTCCGTCCTGGATCGTCCGGACAGGAAGGGCGGCCAGCGCCCCGCTCCCGGCGACTCGGTCGCGCCGGGGCTGCATATCGCCGCAGCGGGCACGGACGTCGTGTGGTGGGATCCCGCCGCGCTCGATCTCGACGCGGATCCACGCGCCGGCGATCGCCAGCGCCGATTGCTTGAGGTCGAGAGGGAAGAGCAACCCAGTCTGGATGTCGAGGCGGGGCGCGGCGCGCACCGGGAGTGGCAGGCGTCCCGCGCCGCGAGGTTGAAGGCCGGGGGACGTCGGACGATGTCTGTGACAACGGCCCGGGCGATCGCGCGCCGCGCCGCCGAAGCGTCCGAAGCCGGCGACCCGCCCCGCTCCGACCCGCGAGTCGCGTGGATCGAGGTGCCGCGGCCGGAAGCCGAGCGGTCGGACGGGGCGGGGCGTCCGGGTGGCGAGCGGTTCGGCGACCTCGTCCACCGCATACTCGCCACGGTGCCCCTCGACACGGATACCGGCGCGGTCGAAGGGCTGGCCGGAACGCTCGGTCGCGCGCTGGGAAGTCCCGAGCCCGAAATCGTCGCGGCGGCGGCTCTGGCGGCGCGCGTGCTGGAGCACGAAGTGCTCGACCGGGCGCGGGCCGCCCTGGCCTCGGGACCCGGCGCGGTCCGTCGCGAGGTCCCCGTCTTCTACGCGGGTGAAACCGTCGGGCCGGACGGAGAGCAGAACCGGGAGGGGGGCGCGGGCATCGTGGAGGGGGTCGCGGACCTCGCCTTCCGCGAGCTTACCGGATCCGGCCCCCGGTGGACGGTGGTCGACTACAAGACGGACCGGCGTCCCGCCGCTGCGCGCACCGAATACGAGGCGCAGGTCGCCTGCTACGTCGAAGCCATCGAGCGGGCCAGCGGGGAACCGACCCGAGGGATCGTGCTGGCGTTGTAG